TTCGAGGAACAGGAAGAGGATGATCATCGGCACCATCGAGGTCAGGCCGACGGCCATCAGGCCGGACCAGTCGACGCTGAACTCGCCGATGAAGGACGCGATGCCGACGGTGACGGTCCAGCCGTCGGGGTTGCCCATGAGCGTACGGGCGAAGAGGAAGTCGCCCCAGGTGAGGATCGACGCGTAGGTGAACGTCGCGGCGATCCCGGGTTTGAGCAGGGGAACGATCACGCGCCACAGGGCCCCCGCCCTGCCGCATCCGTCGATCATCGCGGCCTGTTCGATCTCGACCGGGACGGCGTCGACAAAGCCCTTCATCAACCAGGTCGTGAACGGAACGGTGGCCGCGGTGTTGACCAGGGTGACCGACCACAGGTTGTTGACCATGCCGAAGTTGGCGAAGAGCACGAAGGTCGGAATGATCAGCAGCGTGCCCGGCAGCATCCGGCTGAACAGCAGGGTGAAGCCCATCGCCTGCTGCCCCCTGGTGCGGAAGCGGGAGAGGCTGTAGCCGCCGAGCGTGCTGACCACCGTGGAGATGACGGCGGCGCCCAGGGTGGTGATCGCGGAGTTGCGCATCCACTCCAGGACGGGCACGTCGCGGAACACGGAGGTCCAGGCGCTGAACGAGGTGGCGTCGGCGGGCGGGACCAGCGGTGGTTCCG
Above is a genomic segment from Streptomyces marincola containing:
- a CDS encoding carbohydrate ABC transporter permease, with amino-acid sequence MSTTLSRPRRWSLLALAIAATSVLMFPIYWMIMTSVVPSERLLVSEPPLVPPADATSFSAWTSVFRDVPVLEWMRNSAITTLGAAVISTVVSTLGGYSLSRFRTRGQQAMGFTLLFSRMLPGTLLIIPTFVLFANFGMVNNLWSVTLVNTAATVPFTTWLMKGFVDAVPVEIEQAAMIDGCGRAGALWRVIVPLLKPGIAATFTYASILTWGDFLFARTLMGNPDGWTVTVGIASFIGEFSVDWSGLMAVGLTSMVPMIILFLFLEPFLTKGMTTGSVKG